One window of the Hoplias malabaricus isolate fHopMal1 chromosome Y, fHopMal1.hap1, whole genome shotgun sequence genome contains the following:
- the LOC136678749 gene encoding putative solute carrier family 22 member 31: protein MEFEGKVLPQIGGFGRYNRVLALFSWFPSFAVSLNLFCDVFFTQVPDSFHCEPDPALLPSASLLANLSARALLELSVPRDNGSSSGLSHCELYRYRRNLSDFSDLTESAHRDTVPCTRGWTYSKPAGLHSNFVTEWNLVCGNYWKIPLQHICFMTGWILGYIFLGAVCDWLGRRRALLMSVSLSGLLGVAVCLSNSPVAFQLLRLCQGSVLAGVFLSSYISRLELCDPPHRLMISMVSCFFTIFAELLLPGLAVLCGDWPILQAVATLPLLLLLSYWCWASVFPESPRWLLATYQIPQAKKCLQMFSLRNGVHMRDEIYPAETLLTEIDVSFPDDPQPQFHHALELRHTRVIWRNCLILAFTLFIGTGIQYSFTRNIHLYSPKFYFGYFLRVLTGALACVFLCVFVDRVGRRGILLLSAIVTGLTSLLLLALTQYLKGVLVLMLSLLGLLSSQALAMLSVFFASEVMPTVLRGGALGLVMAAGSVGMAASSVMELQNNGGYFLHHVVFASFAILSVLCIMLLPESKRKALPDSLKDGERLRRPPLFLSRTERDNLPLLRTRQPASEYNPDNYSRLVSATRKMLSKDSVPYKIAVPSQTPLLPSNSTTQTGQDQSS, encoded by the exons atggaGTTCGAGGGGAAGGTCCTGCCGCAGATCGGCGGGTTCGGGCGCTATAACCGGGTCCTCGCGCTCTTCAGCTGGTTCCCGAGCTTCGCCGTGTCTCTGAACCTGTTCTGCGACGTGTTCTTCACCCAGGTCCCGGACTCGTTTCACTGTGAACCGGACCCGGCGCTGCTGCCCTCGGCCTCTCTGCTCGCGAACCTCTCCGCGCGCGCGCTGCTCGAGCTCTCGGTGCCTCGCGATAACGGCTCGAGCTCCGGGCTGAGCCACTGCGAGCTGTACCGGTACCGGCGGAACCTTAGCGACTTCAGCGACCTCACCGAGAGCGCGCACAGGGACACGGTGCCGTGCACGAGGGGCTGGACCTACAGCAAACCCGCCGGACTCCACAGCAACTTCGTTACTGAG TGGAACCTGGTTTGTGGAAACTACTGGAAGATTCCTCTGCAGCACATCTGCTTCATGACTGGTTGGATCCTGGGCTACATTTTCCTCGGCGCTGTTTGTGATTG gTTGGGTCGTCGGCGAGCTCTGCTGATGTCCGTGTCTTTGTCCGGTTTGCTGGGAGTGGCCGTGTGTCTGTCCAACAGCCCTGTGGCCTTCCAGCTGCTCCGTCTGTGTCAAGGCAGCGTCCTCGCTGGAGTTTTTCTCTCCTCTTATATCTCCC gtctggagctgtgtgatccTCCTCACAGGTTGATGATCTCCATGGTCAgttgtttcttcaccatttttGCGGAGCTGCTGTTGCCGGGTTTGGCCGTGCTGTGTGGTGATTGGCCGATTCTTCAGGCCGTGGCTACCCtgccgctgctgctgctgctctcctACTGGTG CTGGGCGTCTGTATTCCCCGAGTCTCCTCGCTGGCTCCTGGCCACGTATCAGATTCCTCAGGCCAAGAAATGCCTTCAGATGTTCTCCCTGCGGAATGGAGTGCATATGAGAGATGAGATCTACCCCGCTGAGACGCTCCTGACAG AGATTGACGTGAGTTTCCCAGACGATCCCCAGCCTCAGTTCCATCACGCCCTCGAGCTCCGGCATACCAGAGTCATCTGGAGGAACTGCCTCATCTTGGCGTTTACCCT CTTCATTGGGACAGGGATCCAGTACAGCTTCACCCGCAACATCCACCTCTACTCTCCGAAGTTTTACTTCGGCTATTTCCTGCGTGTGCTGACCGGAGCGCTGGCGTGCGTGTTCCTGTGCGTGTTTGTGGACCGAGTGGGCCGCAGAGGGATCTTACTGCTCTCCGCCATCGTCACAGGCCTGACctcactgctgctgctggccCTCACTCAGT ACCTGAAAGGGGTGCTGGTGCTGATGCTCTCACTCCTGGGGCTCCTCTCCTCTCAGGCCCTGGCCATGCTCAGTGTGTTTTTCGCCAGTGAGGTCATGCCCACCGTACTGCG AGGTGGAGCTCTGGGTCTGGTGATGGCGGCGGGGTCTGTGGGCATGGCGGCCTCGTCTGTGATGGAGCTGCAGAACAACGGCGGCTACTTCCTGCACCACGTGGTTTTTGCCTCCTTCGCCATCCTGTCCGTTCTCTGCATCATGCTGCTGCCCGAGAGCAAGCGCAAAGCCCTGCCGGACTCCCTGAAGGACGGAGAGAGGCTGAGACGTCCTCCTCTCTTCCTGTCCCGCACAGAGAGGGACAACCTGCCCCTGCTGCGAACGAGGCAACCTGCCTCAGAGTATAACCCCGACAACTACTCCCGCCTCGTCAGCGCCACCAGGAAGATGCTGTCCAAAGATTCTGTGCCCTACAAGATCGCCGTCCCGTCCCAAACGCCACTGCTGCCCAGTAATAGCACCACACAAACAGGACAAGACCAGTCTTCATAG